In Myxococcus stipitatus, the following are encoded in one genomic region:
- a CDS encoding M57 family metalloprotease, which produces MQMPRLGLRMTQALVLALAVSCGEASDIGVPSADGSLDDGWRAFRAQVVESSSRPGVFIVEGDIAIHGEAALRKYYQERMTRVSQPLTVRLTPSGDDVWPEASKHALTYCVSPGFLGTKRETVRVAMAQAAESWSRRVGVTIRHDASADLDCDNVEAGSFGMVTFEVRPALATDRFIARAFFPSDPAYDRIVWIHSDAFTPATANNHTLEEVLRHELGHVMGFRHEHIWISPVSGQDTCKSEDSGQPGHQDDARQLVGGYDVLSIMHYAQCRPAGSSWAYAQTETDYRAAISLYGLAPSLIVGAVTAL; this is translated from the coding sequence ATGCAGATGCCCAGACTTGGCTTGCGAATGACGCAAGCGCTGGTGCTCGCCTTGGCGGTCTCCTGTGGAGAGGCATCGGACATCGGTGTCCCTTCAGCCGACGGAAGTCTTGACGATGGGTGGAGGGCTTTCCGCGCCCAGGTCGTTGAGAGTTCCTCGCGACCAGGGGTTTTCATCGTCGAGGGAGACATCGCCATCCATGGCGAGGCGGCGCTGCGAAAGTACTACCAAGAGCGGATGACGCGTGTGTCCCAGCCGTTGACGGTCCGTTTGACGCCATCGGGCGACGATGTGTGGCCAGAGGCCTCAAAACACGCGCTGACGTATTGTGTTTCCCCAGGGTTTCTCGGCACGAAGAGGGAGACCGTACGCGTCGCAATGGCGCAAGCAGCTGAATCCTGGAGTCGGCGAGTCGGAGTGACCATCCGCCATGACGCGTCCGCGGATCTTGACTGTGACAACGTTGAAGCGGGCTCTTTCGGCATGGTGACGTTTGAAGTCCGACCCGCCTTGGCCACGGACCGCTTCATTGCCCGTGCATTCTTCCCGAGTGACCCTGCGTATGATCGCATCGTCTGGATTCATTCGGATGCATTCACCCCGGCAACGGCGAATAATCATACATTGGAAGAGGTCCTTCGCCACGAGCTGGGGCATGTGATGGGGTTCCGTCACGAGCACATCTGGATCTCGCCCGTGTCTGGTCAAGATACGTGCAAGTCCGAAGACTCGGGGCAGCCTGGGCATCAGGATGACGCGCGGCAGCTCGTGGGCGGCTATGACGTCCTGTCGATCATGCACTACGCCCAGTGCCGACCCGCGGGTTCGTCGTGGGCCTATGCCCAGACGGAGACGGACTACCGTGCGGCCATTTCGCTCTACGGGCTGGCTCCGTCGTTGATTGTCGGGGCTGTCACGGCGCTGTAA